AAGCACGGCCGTGGGGTCCAGATGCGCCCACGGGAGCAGCACGAAGGCGCGTTCGTGTGCGCGCGGGTGCGGGATCGAAAGGTCTGGTTCCTCGATCACGAAATCGTCGTAGGCGATGATGTCAATGTCTAGGGTTCGCGGCCCCCATTGCACGTTGCGTTCGCGCCCAAACATCTGCTCGATGGAACTGGTCAGCATCAGCAGATTCGCCGGAGAATGGGTGGTCACGATCGTGATGACGGTGTTGAAATAGTCGGGTTGTTCGACGGGTCCCCCGACCGGCGCGGTCCGCGCCAACGGCCCGACTCCGGTGATCGCAATGTTCGGCAGCATCGAGATTTCGCGAATGGCCTGGCGCAAGGTGCCGGCGGCGTCACCGACGTTCGCGCCCAGCGCCAACACCGCGGGCACCGGCAGGCTCGGCTGGTACGACGAGGCGGTGTGTATGACGGGAGTCGGCGCGCTGACGCTGCGGCGCACGGGCAACGCCTGATCCTCCCGCGCTTGCGAGGGGGCGCCCAAAGGCGCGGGCGTGACCGGATCGATGGGCGAATCGATCGACGAGGCCTCCGCCTCCCGCGCTTGCGAGGGGGCGCCCAAAGGCGCGGGCGTGACCGGATCGATGGGCGAATCGATCGACGAGGCCTCCGCCTCCCGCGCGGCCCGCTGCCCGTCGACGGGGGCGTCGGCGATGGCCACGAGGTCTGCCCGGGTGCGCCGCACCGTGAGCGTCACGTCGTCGAAGGGCACGGGTATCGGCGCGGAGGGCTTGTGGATCGTTATGGTTGCCGTATCGACCGCGTGGTAGCTCAGCACGACCGCGGCGAGGTGGGCCGCGAGCGATTCGATCAAGTCGAAGCGGGTTGCGGCAACCTCGCCGGCCACTCGTTGCGCGATGATTCCGTAGTCGGCGGTCAGTGACAGGTCGTCTCGCATGGCAGCTTGTCGCGTGTCAAGCCCGATTTCGACGTCGACGACGAATTCTTGACCGTCGCGCTTTTCGGATTCCAACACGCCATGGAAGCCGTAGGCCCGGATCCCTGTGATTCGGATCAGGTCGCCCATCGGTTGACTCCTTCATTCTCGGACGCGCCCGCCGGGGATGCGGCACGCCATTGCTCACCTATCGCTACTGCGTCCGCCGTGCTGGCAACATCATGTACCCGCACGCACCACGCGCCCCCTATCGTAGCGAGTGCGCTCACCACAGCTGTCGCCAGATCGCGATCCGCGGGCGGCCGGGCGGCGCCGCCCGGGATCACCTGCGCCAAGAATCGCTTGCGAGACGCCCCCACGAGCACGGGGAACCCCATGTCCCGCAGTTGCTTGAGGTGAGTCAAGAGCGGCCAGTTGCTGGCACCCTGCTTTGCGAATCCAAGGCCCGGATCGATGGCCAGCAGGCCCGTGTCGGCCCCCGCATCGACATAGGCTTCAATGCGGCCGCGGAGCTCGCCTACCACCTCGGAAACCACGTCCTGGTACCTATCGTGCCGATCCATGTGCGGGGAATGAGCCCGCCAGTGCGAGAGGATGTACGGCACGCCCAAATCGGCTACCTGCGATAGCATCCGGTCGTCCGCCAAACCGCCCGACACGTCGTTGATGATCGCGGCGCCCGCCTCAACTGCCGCCGCGGCCACCGCGGATCGCATGGTGTCTATGCTGACCGGCACGCCGTTTTCGGCGAGCCTGCGAACAACCGGGATGACCCGCCGAAGCTCCTCGTCGACGGGAACCCGTTGCGCGCCGGGGCGCGTGGACTCGCCGCCGACATCGATGATGTCGGCTCCGTCCTCGATCATCTCCGTGGCGTGTGCCACGGCGGCCTGCGCGTCGATCCACCTGCCTCCGTCGGAGAACGAATCGGGCGTGACGTTGAGGATGCCCATGATCTTGCAGGGCGCCGGCGCCAAGAGCGCCGCCACCGGGGCTGCTGCGTTATCGGTGGATTCCACCCATCTACTGTAGGTCAGGTCCGGGACCACAACGTGGGATAGGTCACGCTTGAAGTGGACCCGGCGAAATCGGGATGAAAGTCTCACAGTGGACGCAAGCCGCCAC
This is a stretch of genomic DNA from Rarobacter incanus. It encodes these proteins:
- the folK gene encoding 2-amino-4-hydroxy-6-hydroxymethyldihydropteridine diphosphokinase, with product MGDLIRITGIRAYGFHGVLESEKRDGQEFVVDVEIGLDTRQAAMRDDLSLTADYGIIAQRVAGEVAATRFDLIESLAAHLAAVVLSYHAVDTATITIHKPSAPIPVPFDDVTLTVRRTRADLVAIADAPVDGQRAAREAEASSIDSPIDPVTPAPLGAPSQAREAEASSIDSPIDPVTPAPLGAPSQAREDQALPVRRSVSAPTPVIHTASSYQPSLPVPAVLALGANVGDAAGTLRQAIREISMLPNIAITGVGPLARTAPVGGPVEQPDYFNTVITIVTTHSPANLLMLTSSIEQMFGRERNVQWGPRTLDIDIIAYDDFVIEEPDLSIPHPRAHERAFVLLPWAHLDPTAVLDPQSGQTIEQLAALAPDRFGVKALSLDWFATDTLPTADTVWPVGHEALS
- the folP gene encoding dihydropteroate synthase translates to MESTDNAAAPVAALLAPAPCKIMGILNVTPDSFSDGGRWIDAQAAVAHATEMIEDGADIIDVGGESTRPGAQRVPVDEELRRVIPVVRRLAENGVPVSIDTMRSAVAAAAVEAGAAIINDVSGGLADDRMLSQVADLGVPYILSHWRAHSPHMDRHDRYQDVVSEVVGELRGRIEAYVDAGADTGLLAIDPGLGFAKQGASNWPLLTHLKQLRDMGFPVLVGASRKRFLAQVIPGGAARPPADRDLATAVVSALATIGGAWCVRVHDVASTADAVAIGEQWRAASPAGASENEGVNRWAT